A portion of the Nitratidesulfovibrio termitidis HI1 genome contains these proteins:
- a CDS encoding divergent polysaccharide deacetylase family protein → MAGEKNPGKKTPRKDDAKGGAGRKPAQTGKSDKAGKSAKPSKSSGTRRSGGKRGKPTLTPLVARAVLAICVAATLLVMLLFVFGSPVKQFMDSGARKPAVAERSDRKPPQPQTPRTPQSPQAQQKPQKGDAKRDEQSELPQLPQFPQLPQTPVGDAPKGEIATDAAKGDAAGGTEPDAPPPVQPERAANGKPAPNGTREADGEVRQPVTPGNLPYEETLDAPVEAGVKQVDYALVQTVTRLGLGRDRLRLASIENRQAKGQTFHFQRMEMRLDGAPDRFVQTLRETLAAWSDTASVEQRADDLLIVTVDGLPTHEISLLLYEGAPPPLAVKPGGARLAIVIDDIGESMSAARDLAALDYPVTFSVWPRSSHAREAAALAHKAGREVMIHLPMEPVRYPQVKPGPGAILSGQQPEEMAALVRDAVRRVPYAVGLNNHMGSRATQNAAAMRTVCETLDGTGMFVLDSMTHPASKLYFEAKRAGLPAYKRNVFLDVIADKRNIMFQLDKAARIAQAEGQAIAIGHPLPETVAALKEWARTRDRTVTIVTVRQLSH, encoded by the coding sequence ATGGCAGGGGAGAAGAACCCTGGGAAGAAGACCCCCCGCAAGGATGACGCCAAGGGGGGCGCGGGACGCAAGCCCGCCCAGACGGGCAAATCCGACAAGGCTGGCAAATCGGCAAAGCCGTCGAAATCCTCCGGAACACGGCGTTCCGGCGGCAAGCGTGGCAAGCCCACCCTGACGCCGCTGGTGGCTCGGGCCGTGCTGGCCATTTGCGTGGCCGCCACGCTGCTGGTGATGCTGCTGTTCGTGTTCGGCTCGCCCGTGAAGCAGTTCATGGACAGTGGCGCGCGCAAGCCCGCCGTGGCCGAGCGGAGCGACAGGAAGCCCCCGCAGCCCCAAACGCCCCGAACGCCACAGTCCCCGCAGGCGCAACAGAAGCCGCAGAAGGGCGATGCGAAGCGCGACGAGCAGTCCGAGCTGCCCCAGCTTCCCCAGTTTCCGCAGCTGCCCCAAACTCCGGTGGGCGATGCGCCCAAGGGCGAGATTGCAACCGATGCGGCAAAAGGGGACGCGGCGGGGGGGACCGAGCCCGATGCGCCGCCGCCTGTCCAGCCCGAACGCGCGGCCAACGGCAAGCCCGCTCCCAACGGCACTCGTGAAGCGGACGGCGAAGTCCGCCAGCCGGTGACCCCCGGCAACCTGCCCTACGAGGAAACCCTGGACGCCCCCGTGGAAGCTGGCGTGAAGCAGGTGGACTACGCGCTGGTCCAGACCGTGACCCGCCTGGGCCTCGGACGCGACCGGCTGCGCCTGGCCTCCATAGAGAATCGCCAGGCCAAGGGGCAGACCTTCCATTTCCAGCGCATGGAAATGCGCCTGGACGGCGCGCCCGACCGCTTCGTGCAGACCCTGAGGGAAACGCTGGCCGCGTGGTCCGACACCGCCAGCGTCGAGCAGCGGGCCGACGACCTGCTCATCGTCACCGTGGACGGCCTGCCCACCCATGAGATTTCACTGCTGCTCTACGAGGGCGCGCCGCCCCCGTTGGCGGTGAAGCCGGGCGGGGCACGCCTTGCCATCGTCATCGACGACATCGGCGAAAGCATGTCCGCCGCGCGCGACCTGGCCGCCCTGGACTACCCGGTGACCTTCTCCGTCTGGCCGCGCAGTTCGCACGCCCGTGAGGCGGCGGCGCTTGCCCACAAGGCCGGGCGCGAGGTGATGATCCACCTGCCCATGGAGCCGGTGCGCTACCCGCAGGTAAAGCCCGGCCCCGGCGCCATCCTGTCCGGTCAGCAGCCGGAGGAAATGGCCGCGCTGGTGCGCGACGCCGTGCGCCGCGTGCCCTACGCCGTGGGGCTGAACAACCACATGGGCTCGCGGGCCACCCAGAACGCGGCGGCCATGCGCACCGTGTGCGAGACCCTTGACGGCACCGGCATGTTCGTGCTCGACAGCATGACGCATCCTGCATCGAAACTGTACTTCGAGGCGAAGCGCGCGGGACTGCCCGCCTACAAGCGGAACGTGTTCCTCGACGTCATCGCCGACAAGCGCAACATCATGTTCCAGTTGGACAAGGCGGCCCGCATCGCGCAGGCCGAGGGGCAGGCCATCGCCATCGGCCACCCCCTGCCGGAAACCGTGGCCGCGCTTAAGGAGTGGGCGCGGACGCGGGATCGCACGGTTACCATTGTGACCGTCCGGCAGCTTTCCCACTGA
- the ndk gene encoding nucleoside-diphosphate kinase has translation MAERTFSIIKPDAVERNLSGAILKMIQDSGLKVVAMKMIHLTRSQAEGFYAVHRERPFFDSLVTYMCSGPVVCSVLEGDNAIQRYRDLMGATNPANAGEGTIRKTYAVSIEANSVHGSDAPETAAYEIAYFFNALEMVG, from the coding sequence ATGGCCGAGCGCACCTTTTCGATCATCAAGCCCGACGCCGTGGAACGCAACCTGTCCGGCGCCATCCTGAAGATGATTCAGGACAGCGGGCTGAAGGTCGTCGCCATGAAGATGATCCACCTCACCCGCAGCCAGGCAGAAGGCTTCTACGCCGTGCACCGCGAGCGTCCCTTCTTCGACAGCCTGGTCACCTACATGTGCTCCGGCCCGGTGGTCTGCTCCGTGCTGGAAGGCGACAACGCCATCCAGCGCTACCGCGACCTGATGGGCGCCACCAACCCGGCCAATGCGGGCGAAGGCACCATCCGCAAGACCTATGCCGTCAGCATCGAGGCCAATTCCGTGCACGGTTCCGACGCGCCCGAAACGGCTGCGTATGAAATCGCGTACTTCTTCAACGCTCTGGAGATGGTGGGGTAG
- the proC gene encoding pyrroline-5-carboxylate reductase — MGTGGAVLGCIGCGNMGAAILRGLSGRVGLSLLGYNPTPAKVLALADAGVRAMPDAAALAAQADVVLLGVKPYLVPDVLRAIAPSLTPGKVVVSIASGVSIAAMKAAIADAGGPECAVVRVMPNTPAMVGKGVYALCFEDPALDAPRRDLVRGLFESIGTAIVLPEAKFTAFTAVVGCGPAYVFYFMEAVTEAAVTLGFTRQDATELVKGLFSGSVTLAEQSGTHLSVLREQVCSPAGNTIAAMNQLDREAVRGRIMDAVLAAYTRGLEMEK, encoded by the coding sequence ATGGGCACTGGAGGCGCCGTTCTCGGCTGCATCGGCTGCGGCAACATGGGGGCCGCCATCCTGCGCGGTCTTTCGGGCCGCGTGGGGCTTTCCCTGCTGGGGTACAATCCCACGCCCGCCAAGGTGCTTGCGCTGGCGGACGCTGGCGTGCGCGCCATGCCCGACGCCGCCGCGCTGGCCGCACAGGCCGACGTGGTGCTGCTGGGGGTGAAGCCGTATCTGGTGCCCGACGTGCTGCGCGCCATCGCGCCGTCGCTCACGCCGGGCAAGGTGGTGGTGTCCATCGCCTCCGGCGTGTCCATCGCGGCCATGAAGGCCGCCATTGCGGACGCGGGCGGTCCCGAATGTGCTGTTGTACGCGTCATGCCCAACACCCCCGCCATGGTGGGCAAGGGCGTGTATGCGCTGTGCTTCGAAGACCCGGCACTGGATGCGCCCCGGCGTGATCTGGTGCGCGGACTGTTCGAATCCATAGGCACCGCCATCGTGCTGCCGGAAGCCAAGTTCACCGCCTTTACGGCGGTGGTGGGCTGCGGCCCTGCCTATGTCTTCTACTTCATGGAGGCAGTGACCGAGGCGGCCGTAACGTTGGGGTTCACCCGGCAGGACGCCACGGAACTGGTCAAGGGCCTGTTCTCCGGCTCGGTGACGCTGGCAGAGCAGTCCGGCACGCACCTTTCGGTGCTGCGCGAACAGGTCTGCTCGCCTGCGGGCAATACCATTGCCGCCATGAACCAGTTGGACCGTGAGGCCGTGCGGGGCCGCATCATGGATGCGGTACTGGCGGCCTACACGCGCGGGCTGGAAATGGAGAAGTAG
- a CDS encoding type II toxin-antitoxin system death-on-curing family toxin — protein MIRWIPADVVLAIHDRQIDEHGGATGVRDTGLLESALSRPKQLANYDAPDIFGLAAAYAFGIARNHPFVDGNKRTAYVIAMLFLRLHGKACHAPPRDRILVFERLGRGDVPQEALAAWLRRWSVPDGNGDE, from the coding sequence ATGATCCGGTGGATACCCGCCGACGTGGTGCTGGCCATCCACGACCGGCAGATCGATGAACACGGGGGCGCAACGGGTGTGCGCGATACGGGGCTTCTGGAAAGCGCCTTGTCGCGCCCGAAGCAACTGGCCAACTATGACGCGCCGGACATCTTCGGTCTTGCCGCTGCCTATGCCTTTGGCATCGCGCGCAACCACCCCTTCGTGGATGGCAACAAGCGCACCGCCTACGTCATCGCCATGCTGTTCCTGCGCCTGCACGGCAAGGCCTGCCACGCCCCGCCGCGCGACAGGATTCTGGTCTTCGAACGGCTGGGCCGGGGCGATGTGCCGCAAGAGGCACTGGCCGCCTGGCTGCGCCGCTGGAGCGTGCCTGACGGCAACGGCGACGAATGA
- a CDS encoding AbrB/MazE/SpoVT family DNA-binding domain-containing protein, giving the protein MQAVKVRKVGNSLGMVLPKEAVARLNVREGDTIYLTEAPDGGFRLTPVNEEFAEQIGLADDIMREDRNILRELAKR; this is encoded by the coding sequence ATGCAAGCCGTCAAGGTACGCAAGGTGGGAAATTCACTGGGCATGGTCCTGCCGAAGGAAGCCGTGGCCCGCTTGAACGTCCGCGAAGGGGACACCATCTACCTCACCGAGGCCCCGGACGGCGGGTTTCGTCTGACACCGGTCAACGAAGAATTCGCCGAACAGATCGGCCTTGCCGACGACATCATGCGCGAAGACCGGAACATCCTGCGCGAACTGGCCAAACGATGA
- a CDS encoding Smr/MutS family protein: MADTPDDDFDSANPFRSLNKRAFRDARAPKPAAKPAPSAPKAGTRHGGGQKQPDVSLSSEDAEAFLFAMGTVQRLDAPKKPGKGKPQAHVNPKPVPMSVTPEMPASLPVADASPSPRPAAVQTAQAAQGAQTAQAARTGAPASTVRAAERDKLAPGTAARLDADAGRNGFALQDQPGFRRLLEHAEGTPTPENSPAASPSASSGTAGAPTPGKPNAVPVTASERKEAVRQRSRQAVADHEQTPPPDEDNLFSKAMSGVRTLAGKGREVPPETAPREAAAPAVGHPLQDFMDGAVEFALEFTDEYLEGHVVGLDALTVGKLRAGQYSPEGHLDLHGMNALQAYEAMIGFMRAAYHKGMRTVLVIPGRGRNSPDGMGVLREKVQSWLTHDPFKRVVLAFCTAQPSHGGAGALYVLLRKYKKSRGKIQWDRTPTDADLFL; encoded by the coding sequence ATGGCCGATACCCCTGACGACGATTTCGACAGCGCCAACCCGTTCCGCTCGCTGAACAAGCGCGCTTTTCGCGATGCCCGTGCGCCCAAGCCCGCCGCCAAACCAGCCCCTTCCGCGCCCAAGGCCGGGACACGTCACGGCGGCGGCCAGAAGCAGCCGGACGTTTCCCTTTCCTCCGAGGACGCCGAGGCTTTCCTGTTCGCCATGGGCACCGTGCAGCGGCTGGATGCGCCGAAGAAGCCCGGCAAGGGCAAACCGCAGGCCCACGTGAACCCGAAGCCGGTTCCGATGTCCGTAACGCCGGAAATGCCCGCATCGCTCCCGGTGGCCGACGCTTCGCCGTCCCCCCGCCCCGCTGCCGTCCAGACCGCACAGGCCGCCCAGGGTGCCCAGACCGCCCAAGCCGCCAGAACAGGCGCGCCCGCATCCACGGTGCGTGCCGCCGAGCGCGACAAGCTTGCGCCGGGCACGGCGGCCCGGCTGGACGCGGACGCTGGCCGCAACGGCTTTGCATTGCAGGACCAGCCGGGGTTCCGGCGGCTGCTGGAACACGCGGAGGGCACGCCCACGCCGGAAAACAGCCCTGCCGCGTCTCCGTCTGCCTCTTCAGGCACAGCAGGCGCACCCACTCCCGGCAAGCCCAATGCCGTGCCCGTCACCGCTTCCGAACGCAAGGAAGCGGTCCGCCAGCGTTCGCGGCAGGCCGTGGCCGACCACGAACAGACCCCGCCCCCGGACGAGGACAACCTGTTCAGCAAGGCCATGTCCGGCGTACGCACGCTGGCGGGCAAGGGCCGCGAGGTGCCGCCGGAAACCGCCCCGCGCGAGGCCGCCGCGCCCGCCGTGGGCCATCCGTTGCAGGACTTCATGGACGGCGCGGTGGAATTCGCGCTGGAATTCACCGACGAATACCTGGAAGGCCACGTGGTGGGGCTGGACGCGCTGACCGTGGGCAAGCTGCGCGCCGGGCAGTACAGCCCGGAAGGGCACCTGGACCTGCACGGCATGAACGCGCTGCAAGCCTACGAAGCCATGATCGGCTTCATGCGCGCGGCCTACCACAAGGGCATGCGCACCGTGCTGGTCATACCGGGCCGGGGCAGAAACTCGCCCGACGGCATGGGCGTGCTGCGCGAGAAGGTGCAGTCCTGGCTGACGCACGACCCGTTCAAGCGTGTGGTGCTGGCCTTCTGTACGGCCCAGCCCAGTCACGGCGGTGCGGGCGCGCTGTACGTGCTGCTGCGCAAGTACAAGAAGTCGCGCGGCAAGATCCAGTGGGACCGCACGCCCACGGATGCCGACCTGTTCCTGTAG
- the sppA gene encoding signal peptide peptidase SppA — translation MTTSHSPRPVARFLSVLVLLVACSALLAGCGARSSFFGGPDPFGEETVFGEGRSKAVLINVNGVIDNRPKSGLFRERPGMVQEVVAQLRLAAEDPDVKAVIVAIDSPGGGVTASDVLYHELMRHRERTGQKVVALMMDTAASGGYYTALAADRIVAHPSTVTGSIGVIFLRPEVAGLMDKIGVRAVVTKSGDHKDMGSPFREGTDEERALFQSMIADMNGRFQGLVRERRPASHGHEAAFADARILTARQALAAGLVDRIGYFEDALAETASLTGTSDLRVVTYRRDPLPGATEYATAATPAGSGRMALIDLGLPGMDAASRAGFHYLWLPEAGM, via the coding sequence ATGACCACATCGCATTCTCCGCGCCCTGTCGCGCGCTTCCTGTCCGTTTTGGTACTGTTGGTGGCATGTTCGGCCCTGCTTGCCGGGTGCGGCGCGCGTTCGTCGTTCTTCGGCGGGCCGGATCCCTTCGGCGAGGAAACCGTGTTTGGAGAAGGCCGCAGCAAGGCCGTGCTCATCAACGTCAACGGCGTCATCGACAACCGGCCCAAGTCCGGCCTGTTCCGCGAACGGCCCGGCATGGTGCAGGAGGTGGTGGCGCAGTTGCGTCTTGCCGCCGAGGACCCGGACGTGAAGGCCGTCATCGTGGCCATCGACAGCCCCGGCGGCGGCGTTACCGCCAGCGACGTGCTGTACCACGAACTGATGCGCCACCGCGAACGCACCGGCCAGAAGGTCGTCGCCCTGATGATGGATACCGCTGCCTCGGGGGGATACTACACCGCCCTCGCCGCCGACCGCATCGTGGCGCATCCTTCCACGGTCACCGGCAGTATCGGAGTCATCTTCCTGCGGCCCGAGGTGGCCGGGCTCATGGACAAGATCGGCGTGCGCGCCGTGGTCACCAAGTCCGGCGACCACAAGGACATGGGGTCGCCCTTCCGCGAGGGTACCGACGAGGAACGCGCCCTGTTCCAGTCCATGATCGCCGACATGAACGGTCGTTTTCAGGGGCTGGTACGCGAACGCAGGCCCGCCAGCCACGGGCATGAAGCCGCATTCGCCGACGCGCGCATCCTCACCGCCCGTCAGGCCCTGGCCGCCGGGCTGGTGGACCGCATCGGCTACTTCGAGGACGCCCTGGCCGAAACCGCCAGCCTGACCGGCACCAGCGACCTGCGCGTGGTCACCTATCGCCGCGATCCCCTGCCCGGCGCCACCGAATACGCCACTGCCGCCACCCCCGCCGGGTCCGGTCGCATGGCGCTCATCGATCTGGGCCTGCCCGGCATGGACGCTGCCTCGCGTGCCGGGTTCCATTATTTGTGGCTGCCCGAGGCCGGGATGTAG
- a CDS encoding Mrp/NBP35 family ATP-binding protein, whose amino-acid sequence MSDSSSCQGCPSAAGCGSAGNPEGCPSSPSPAASSGCGGGCGGPTPEQQAEEARLQATLSHIRNTIVVMSGKGGVGKSSTAANIAAGLALAGKRVGLLDVDVHGPSIPRLLKLDAAQADVDGDTIQPVLWREGVSLSVMSLGFFLPDGRQAVIWRGPVKMGFIKQLLSDVAWGELDFLVVDCPPGTGDEPLSVLQLLGDAARALIVTTPQAVAVDDVRRSLGFCEDLNVPVLGVIENMSGIVCSKCGNVESLFGQGGGERLAKEMNVPFLGAVPLDPEIVRAGDEGNIYIASHPDRPAATVLRTIVDALVEADAPQG is encoded by the coding sequence ATGAGCGATTCTTCTTCCTGTCAGGGCTGCCCCAGCGCGGCCGGTTGCGGCTCCGCCGGAAATCCCGAAGGCTGCCCCTCTTCTCCCTCTCCTGCTGCAAGCTCCGGCTGCGGCGGCGGGTGCGGTGGCCCCACGCCCGAACAGCAGGCCGAAGAGGCCCGCCTGCAAGCCACCCTGTCGCACATCCGCAACACCATCGTGGTCATGTCCGGCAAGGGGGGCGTGGGCAAAAGCTCCACCGCCGCCAACATTGCCGCCGGTCTTGCCCTTGCGGGCAAGCGCGTGGGCCTGTTGGACGTGGACGTGCACGGCCCGTCCATCCCCCGCCTGCTCAAGCTGGACGCCGCTCAGGCCGACGTTGACGGCGACACCATCCAGCCCGTGCTGTGGCGCGAGGGCGTCTCGCTTTCGGTCATGTCGCTGGGCTTCTTTCTGCCCGATGGCCGCCAGGCGGTGATCTGGCGCGGCCCCGTGAAGATGGGCTTCATCAAGCAACTGCTGTCCGACGTGGCCTGGGGCGAACTGGACTTTCTGGTGGTGGACTGCCCCCCCGGCACCGGCGACGAACCGCTGTCCGTGCTCCAGTTGCTGGGCGACGCCGCCCGTGCGCTCATCGTCACCACGCCGCAGGCCGTGGCCGTGGACGACGTGCGCCGTTCGCTGGGCTTCTGCGAAGACCTGAACGTGCCGGTGCTGGGCGTCATCGAAAACATGAGCGGCATCGTCTGTTCCAAGTGCGGCAACGTGGAATCGCTGTTCGGACAGGGCGGCGGCGAACGCCTGGCCAAGGAAATGAACGTGCCCTTCCTGGGCGCTGTGCCGCTGGACCCGGAAATCGTCCGCGCTGGGGATGAAGGCAACATCTACATCGCCTCGCACCCCGACCGCCCCGCCGCCACCGTGCTGCGCACCATCGTGGATGCGCTGGTGGAAGCGGACGCGCCGCAGGGGTAA
- the hypB gene encoding hydrogenase nickel incorporation protein HypB has protein sequence MEIPVVRNVLEANDKMAVQLKGLFARHGILVLNMISSPGAGKTSVLERTLSDLRGEFRMAVIEGDLQTDNDARRVAATGAKAVQINTDGGCHLDSNMILEALSNFDLADIDILFIENVGNLVCPVEFDCGEDHKVALLSVTEGDDKPEKYPLLFNLSTVMLLNKVDLLPYVDFDVERAKRFATHLNKGLTIFPMSCRSGEGLEGWYDWLRTARTAKRG, from the coding sequence GTGGAAATACCCGTGGTCAGGAACGTGCTGGAAGCCAACGACAAGATGGCCGTGCAACTGAAAGGCCTGTTCGCCCGGCACGGCATTCTGGTCCTGAACATGATCAGTTCGCCCGGCGCGGGCAAGACCTCGGTGCTTGAACGCACCCTGTCCGACCTGCGCGGCGAATTCCGCATGGCGGTCATCGAAGGCGACCTGCAAACCGACAACGACGCCCGCCGCGTGGCCGCCACCGGGGCCAAGGCCGTGCAGATCAACACCGACGGCGGCTGTCACCTGGACAGCAACATGATCCTCGAAGCGCTGTCCAACTTCGACCTCGCGGACATCGACATCCTGTTCATCGAGAACGTGGGCAACCTGGTCTGCCCGGTGGAATTCGACTGCGGCGAAGACCACAAGGTGGCCCTGCTCAGCGTGACCGAGGGCGACGACAAGCCCGAAAAATACCCGCTGCTGTTCAATCTTTCCACCGTCATGCTGCTGAACAAGGTGGACCTTTTGCCCTACGTCGACTTTGACGTGGAGCGGGCCAAGCGCTTTGCCACACACCTGAACAAGGGGCTGACCATCTTCCCCATGTCCTGCCGCAGCGGCGAAGGGCTGGAAGGCTGGTACGACTGGCTGCGCACGGCGCGGACCGCCAAGCGCGGGTAG
- a CDS encoding hydrogenase maturation nickel metallochaperone HypA, producing MSVASSVISIVQEELAKHSATRLLLVRVRFGALANLVPEAMEFAFEAMTIGTDFEGARLELAMAPVKLLCGGCGKEFEPQGKELLFAPCPACGEEAGHHVLAGRELYVEHIEAE from the coding sequence ATGTCCGTCGCATCCAGCGTCATCTCCATCGTTCAGGAAGAGCTGGCCAAGCACTCCGCCACCCGGCTGCTGCTGGTCCGCGTGCGCTTCGGCGCGCTGGCCAACCTCGTTCCCGAGGCCATGGAATTCGCCTTCGAGGCCATGACCATCGGCACCGACTTCGAGGGCGCCAGACTGGAACTGGCCATGGCCCCGGTGAAGCTGCTGTGCGGCGGCTGCGGCAAGGAATTCGAGCCGCAGGGCAAGGAACTGCTGTTCGCGCCCTGCCCCGCCTGCGGCGAGGAAGCCGGGCACCACGTGCTGGCCGGGCGCGAGCTGTACGTCGAACACATCGAAGCTGAATAG
- a CDS encoding tetratricopeptide repeat protein, translated as METGIFKGVYSSVEPRQPGRPGGGAPGRTAARKRYWFVWEHDAGGYVVQPLSASMEPTGERRAVSRAELARGFAFEPDILAVPIRTAPMAAAYGEREGVVRPASSGQAEADGADSASPVNLINSANLARQARQASPSSGGGQTSGMAAGRDASRRSGDIAGHEVGAQTERALRADFATALAQLRRGDRDRAVRALERLAEAPGEFVPAHRHMFTDFGINLRKSKLPRIAIRHHLRALDLSPDDSHVHFNIARAYYDMGDMERAERHLRASLDLSPDLDPSRRFLDFVLERKTGAANDDGTTRKAAR; from the coding sequence ATGGAGACCGGCATCTTCAAGGGCGTCTATTCCAGCGTCGAGCCTCGCCAACCCGGCAGGCCCGGCGGCGGGGCACCGGGGCGCACCGCCGCGCGCAAGCGCTACTGGTTCGTGTGGGAGCACGACGCGGGCGGGTACGTGGTGCAGCCCCTGTCGGCCAGCATGGAGCCCACGGGCGAGCGCCGTGCCGTCAGCAGGGCGGAACTGGCGCGCGGCTTTGCCTTCGAGCCGGACATCCTTGCCGTGCCGATCAGGACCGCCCCCATGGCCGCTGCCTACGGAGAGCGCGAGGGCGTTGTCCGGCCAGCGTCTTCCGGCCAGGCCGAGGCTGACGGTGCAGATTCCGCCAGCCCCGTCAATCTGATTAATTCCGCCAATCTGGCCCGGCAGGCCCGACAGGCGAGCCCGTCCAGCGGCGGCGGCCAGACATCCGGCATGGCCGCCGGGCGTGATGCGTCCCGCCGTTCCGGCGACATCGCCGGGCACGAGGTGGGCGCGCAGACCGAACGTGCGTTGCGGGCGGACTTCGCCACCGCGCTGGCCCAACTGCGGCGCGGCGACCGCGACCGCGCCGTGCGCGCGCTGGAACGGCTGGCCGAAGCCCCCGGCGAATTCGTGCCCGCCCATCGCCACATGTTCACCGATTTCGGCATCAACCTGCGCAAGAGCAAGCTGCCGCGCATCGCCATCCGGCATCATCTGCGCGCACTGGACCTTTCGCCGGACGACAGCCACGTGCATTTCAACATCGCCCGTGCCTACTACGACATGGGCGACATGGAACGGGCGGAACGGCACCTGCGTGCATCGCTGGACCTGTCGCCCGACCTCGATCCCTCGCGCCGTTTTCTCGACTTTGTGCTGGAACGGAAGACTGGCGCCGCCAACGATGATGGGACGACCCGCAAGGCCGCCCGGTAA